From the Canis aureus isolate CA01 chromosome 17, VMU_Caureus_v.1.0, whole genome shotgun sequence genome, the window CAAATTATCGTATAGTAAGGTCTGCATTTCTGAATCTCCATTTTACTAGATCTTATAGCAAGGACAGGAGCAACAATATATAGGAGGAGCATTAGAGTGAGGCAAGTGACTGGGAAATTGAGCGCTGAAATGATGAGGAAACACcagatatttcagaaaagaaaggctCAGAGATAAAATTATGTgaggcatatttttttttgtctccatggCTACATACGCTTTAGGGTAAGCTAAGAAGACTTTTTGAATAAGAAAACTAaatgactgggatccctgggtggcgcagcggtttggcgcctgcctttggcccagggcgcgatcctggagactcgggatcgagtcccacgtcgggctcccggtgcatggagcctgcttctccctctgcctgtgtctctgcctctctctctctctctctgtgactatcataaataaataaaaaattaaaaaaaaaaaaaaactaaatgactGACTTGCTAAGGTAAAGATTATCTATCAAAGACTCTTGTTCAGTGATTTGAACTGTTAGAATTTAACAAGTTAAGGTAATAAATACCTGCATAGGATGATTCAGGCAGTGACTTTAAGCAGCTCACTCCATCTCAGGAACTCCAGAGAGTTGCCCTCACTCTGAGCAAAACTTCCCAACCGGTGTTTTATAGTTGtgcattactgatttttttttttttttttggtcacatcCTCTAGGCCAGACACATCAGTCTCCCACAGTCTCAGCCATTTACCCCAGAGTATCAGACCAAAATCCTTACTTTCTGTGTGTACCATGAAATGAGAAAGGTTGAGGAAACATGGCTCTGGAGCCAGTCTAAAGGAAATGTGCTGGACCAAGTCTTGGCAGCAATGCAGCAGAGACCAGAGTAACCATCCTCATCGGAAATTCCACAGTCACTTCAGTGAGGGCAAAAATTTTAGTATAATTCATAACAGCCACATTTGATTCCTTGTCACATACTACACAATTTGCCTACACATTCATCTCTCATATTTCTCAAGATCACTGTTTGATAAAAGTCAGCTGCCTTACAAAGTGCCACATGATGTCCAGAACATATCGTTGGCTTTATCTGCATTACTAGAAAATGTATCTAAGGTATCTCTCTGATTCAGCTGCTAATTTTGACTCGGTAACTATAGTTTCGagtctcttaaaagaaaatgcatgaaCTTTAAGATTTCAGTATTACACTAGAACTTAATATGAGAACAGGCACATATTAATTCAGATTTAAATAGATCACTTTTATAAGTTTTAACTGATAAAGCATTTTATCAGTTCACCTAATTTTCTAGAATGCtttcagatttatatttttgttttttattattgtagcTAAATCTGTTCTCTTTCATGTTATACCAGAACAGACACATGCTTTTTCATATACTGGAAGATATGAAATCTCTTATTGGTGTTTTGTTTAATGTTTCTTACAAGAGTTTTCTAGGATGagttaatgtgtttatttttattctagaaatgtGGCACATTTCAGAGTTCTTTAATAATGGAGCAAAATAGAGGTGTTCTTTTGTTGCTTAGCAATTATATTTTGTCTTactaaagtcttatttttttcttttaggaagatTATTAAGCAGATCTAATGTGGAGAAACCTGGTGTTGCTACTGATGAAAACGGAAAAgattatattatgaaaaatatgttttcaaaaaagaggaaaatagaagtTGCAGATTGTGAGGTTGAAGTTATCCCATTAGACCTGGAAACACATAATAGAAGTGCTGCGACTGAGGAGTGTCCACCTGTattcaataataatataaaagagcCTGTTACGTAAGTAAGATCATAGGAACCCAGTCAAGATGGACCTGTATTATTGATCAAGAATGGTTGGTTCTCTTTGTTTCTGACTTTCCCATCTACTCCTGTGTAACTCCTATGTATCAATTTGCTTCGTGGCTATAAGTTTAACACTGAGAAATCTAGAacgcttatattttaaaatctagccAACATACTTTATTTCCTCAATGTTCCATTTCTGGAGTTTTACCCTTTAAGACATATGACTTTAATCAGAGTCTTTATGGATGTCATAAATTTtgctgtcttttttatttttcatcctttttttgaCAATGCTTTTCACAGATtatcttttaaacatatttagaaaatgattgactttaaaatatattttcttctttagtggGAGATATAGATGTTGTTAGATTAATTTCTAATGGATACTTTGTAAACACTGATATCTATATTTTAGGGTCCAATAAAGAGGATTTTTAGTGATacatagaataatttttttttccttttcagagatATGAAATGTAACAGTATTTCAAGAATTCAATATCATTCAGTCATTAGAAGTCCTAAAGTGAAGACAGTCATTATTCAGCGCAATGGGAAAAGGATGGTAAAAAACGCAAAATGTAGATGGGGCCCTTCTGAGAACATTAGCTGTGATCTCATCTTTCTTTTACTTCTATCTTTTAGTTCCAATTGTTTGTGTAACTTAATGTGTaggatttcttttattatttggaaTTGGTGTACTCTTTAAGTGTCAGgaccatgttttatttacttagtgTCCTCTATGGTCATTGGCATATTTCCAGCTTTGATACTAAAGAGAGTGTTGGTCCTGATCTGACAATGTGTTCCACTGAGACTGAGAGCTGTCCAGTTCTGCTAATTTATAGAAAAGCTAAAGTATTCCAGAGTTGATGGTGATacacaataagaaaaaagatggagTAATTTAGGTTGAGGAGATAAGGTTGTGAGATGTAAGAAAGAGAAGACATCCCAATGAAAGAATCATTCAGAAAACACCATTTTACATGATAGCTTTTGAAGGTGCATTTTTCAGTCTTTACTAAGAATAACTAGGCAGAGACTaacttagaagaaaagaaagatacaggaaaaagaacagaggagGACATAAAGGTAGTTCACAGTAGGGCTTGTTGATGAGAAATAAAAACTCTGCCCTAGGTGATGTGCAAATAGTTGCCGTCTGTGTAGTAATGTACGTATAGTAAGTACCTCCTCAGGATCACATAGTGATGAAGAGGTTAGGCCATTAGACcacacagacctgggtttgaCCTTTGGCTCTGCTGCTTAGACCTGGGTGACATCTCCACGTCTGCATTCCTCTATCTGTAAAACGAGGATAATGGTATCTGTCTGAgttaagaggattaaatgaaataagcctcAGAAACTTTGTGTAGCACAATGCTTGACACtcaagtgctcaaaaaatattgaCCATTTAAGTAACCtgtataatattaataatgtcaACACTTATTGAGCAGTTAGTTGAGTGCCAGGTGTGGTGTTAAGCTTATAACCTTTTCAGAAGTTATCATTACCATATAAAGTGATTGCAGTGTCCACAGTTCGTAAAGATAGACAACTCCTTTAACCTCTTTGAAGTAAAaactaaagttgttttttttttcgtATTTGCACATATTTTAGTTGAAGCCAAATTTGTAATCTGGTATCAGAatagagagatacagacagatgtctttgaattttattttaaattttaatgcctAAAGAATGTCTTGACGGTCttgataaataaagtctttatagCTGTGGCTTACTAAAGAACCTAGAAGTAGAACACAGCAAAAAGGTCTCCATCACTCCAGAGACTCCTTATGATACCAGCTTTGAGGCTTCCAAAACTAAGCTACAGCCTATGAAGATTGACACTTGACCAAAGACTGCTACATTAAATAACTGCTACATTAAATTCTTTTTCCTGACCTAGAAAGTAAAGACATCTTACCTGTTCTCTTTTAAGGGATTTGCTTCCTCAGAGTCTGTCACCTCAGAAGATAATGATGGATTTAAACCAACTCAAGTACATCTGAACtccaataccaaggaaatgaaaagtagGCTTTGTTTCACTCTGTGATAGCCTGCCTCTTCTGCCTTTATGTCTGTCTTGCTCACTACCTATGGCTTATTTTGTCAGATTTAGAACAAACAAGTTGCATTCATTATAAAAGTTACTACGTGTCTAGATTAGACGTTGGCAAACTAGGTTGTGAACCAAATCTGGCCCACCATCTATTTATGTATGGCCCATGAGCTAAggtaacttttacatttttaagtacctaaaaaaaagaagatgagtaAATTTTGtgacacttaaaaattatataaaattatattttggtgtcaataaacaaagttttattagAGCATAGCCACAGTTATTAAGTTACATATTCTCTCCGAAGGCTTTCAGACCCTGTCAGGAGAGCTGAATAGTCCCCACAGAGATCAAACAGAAAGCTTAAAATACTTCTTTCTTGGCCCCTTGCAGAAGAAGTTTGCCAACCCTTGATCCATATGCCAGCAGTCACCTGAGGTGTGGCAGGAAGAAGTGGGGTAGACAACTCTGAGTCTGTGAACAGTCCAGTGTTATCTGTGGCTTTGGAAGCATTGTCCAAAGCAGCCATTTTCTCACTCTTTGTTAGGGGCTCTTTTAAAAGTACAGATACATCATTCTGCAGTACTCCAGCCAACAGTGTTTGCAGGGATGCTCAGCATCCTTGTTAATTGCTACAGTAATATATATATGCCAGTTATATATTATTATCCTTTACAAGTAACCCATAATTAAAATGTGAGAACATGTAGGAACAGCAGCCAATAGCAATAATGATTAAATCAAGAACATTAGAGAAATACACCACTCAGCTAGGTGGCacaagtgactttttaaaaataaacgaTTTTACCTATTCCATTTGACAAGCATTCATACTTTTggatattctaaaaaaaattatttccattactGGATAAGAAAAATGATTAAGGCAGTTCATCTTATTCTAAAGTATTACTGTTTGTAAAAGTGTAAATATTGAGTGGTCTTGTAGCAAATCCACCAAACACTAATGTGTGTGAAACCCATACCAGTACAGTTGTTATCTTGTCACTTGTGGTGGGTGATGCCAAACAGGGTCTTCCCAGACCTTTCATTGGTATCCTAAAGGCCTCGAGTACTCCCTAACCACCCACTCTGTTACAGGTATTCAGAATATACTTAAATGCAGATTCCAGGGTTGAAGAGAGGGAAGTCAGCTTATGAAGAGAGATTAAATATAGTCATAACAGGAGGCCACAGAACATTAGTAAAAAGATGGTAGAAAGAAGGCAGCCCTGGAGCCAGACATTTCTCAAACATTTGAGACACTTCTGGGTTTCTTACCCCACTTCTCATTATATTGCAGGTCAGGTGAATCTCTTACCCTCTCAGAGGCTCaaagttttcatttgtaaaatcgGAGTACTGTCTACCTTCGTACATTGTAAGGATTAGCAATAATTAAAGCAACTAGTATTTAATTAGTATGTTAATCTCAGGACTGTTGATCAGCCAAGTATATTTGCTGACACTTCCTTCCAAAATGTTTATTAGAGGATTCAAGCTCCTACCAAGTTAAAGACTCTGAAGACAATCTGCTGATTGAATCAGATGTGATAGATAtaactaaatgtagagaagaatcTCCATCAGGGGGCAGATGTAACCAAGCAACCAcactggataaacaaaatattataaaggaGTTCAAAGCTCAAGTGCAAAAGCCCCAAGAGGAAAGATCTCCAGCGTATCGAAATCATCAGGTCTTTTGTGATAAAGAGTTCCCAAGTGAAGCCAAGAATATTTCACCTAATTCCCTAAAGAAGTTCAGTAAAGGGAATGTGTTTTTATTGGATGCCACAAAAGAAGGGAATGTGGGCCGCTTCCTTAATGTGAGTATATGGGCTGAAATTCACATTTCTAAACAACTATTTTTCTGTGCTGCTTTGAATGGTTTGAAATTTTTGTGCAGTCATGTAATTCACCTACCATCAAAAGAGAAAACGATTCTGAAGTCACAAAGTCTTgtacttgttttcttcttcaagtttttatttaaattcccagttaacatacagtgcaatattagtatcaggtatagaatttagtgtttcatcacttatatacaacacccaatgcCCTCAATATTCATCCACCTCCCTACCTGAAGtcagaaaacctttaaaaacaaagaactttTTCCTTGCTAGATGATctatttggtttgtttccttttcccctAGTTAGGTGGATTCGTGGTTAACAAGAAATAGaatcctttcctctcttcctctgtcccccaaCTGCTCTTCTTTATTCCACTTTGACTACTTCTATACTAATACCAAACATGTCTGGAGAGTCATTAAAGAAAGATCCGCAGCAAAGAACTGTCATGGCTTTATTTCCCATCAGTTACGTTGAAAGTGGGTATATCAGAACAGTATGGTTGGTTTTACTCTCCCAACCAGCACACCACCTGGGCTCCTGTTTTatttggaggaggaaaaaaacagaactgcccttccctccctccttccttttttctttctccctttctttccttccttccttccttccttccttccttccttccttccttcctttctttctttctttctttctttctttctttctttctttttctttctttctcttcctttcttcctttctttcctttctcctttccttcctttcttctttagttttttttacgTAGAAAATACATTCATGattcaaaaatgtaaataaaattaataaatgcaataaaattgtataaataaataaataaataaatagccataCAGAATACATACATCAGCCAAACAAAATTGTATTTCAGGGTAGGTCCAAGCCTGCCACATAGGCACCATGAGTAAAGGTTACCAgcccaattgaaaaaaaaagtatagacaGGGAGTTATCACTGAAATTGAATAGTGGCAAACATGGCTAAGCAGTATTGCAGGGATTTGGTTCCTTTATGAATCTGGCAGTAGATGAATGTGTGGAGATGGGAGCTAGTGGGCAATACAACAGTATTGGAATGGTGGTAATTGGATAAGATCATATCATGTTAGAATTAGAAGCCTTGAACAAGGATCACTAATAGTGTTCAGCAGACATCAATTGCTTACATATGTCCCCTTTCCAGAGGGTCTGTTAGACAATGATGTAAAACCAGTCACATACATTTTTCCTATTAaccttttttcttctgtaaaaaaaaaaaatcctaaaaagtaACTATGCCTTTACTGAccttatactttattttctttttttcttttttttttctttttgaccttGTACTTTATATAGTAAAatcatttttactactttttgtttgttcttatattgtttctttgtggaaataagaaattatattgtttccccctttttttaCATAAAAGCATATTATATTCACTGTTCTGtgccttgttttttaaattaacaatataCTCTGGAAATCTTTCCATATCAGTACACAGAactcctcattttgtttttgtttatggcTACATagaattccattgtatggatataccaaaGTTTATTTAACTggtcttctttaaatatttgggttGTTCTTAAACCATGTTTAGAATAGTAATGTTTTACTATTAAAAACAGTACTTAATAATCATACACATAGATACATACAGATGCATCTGTGGAATACATTCCCAGATATGGGATTGCTGAATCAAAGGATAAATGcacttataataatataaaattgacAAATTATCTTCTATAGAAGCTTAtactattttgcatttctaccagtaAGATAAGAATGTCAGAACAGGGCTTTTCTGATTGGTTTCctactattaaaatattacaatctatgatattttacatataggtcagcaagaaagggaaagaaacgaaaataaatgagatttgtTAGAAACAATAGTATTCTAATGCTTCAAAAACAAGGTATCAAACTCTTTATCTAACctgtgtttatttatgtatttattttaacagCATAGTTGTTGCCCAAATCTTTTGGTACAGAATGTTTTTGTAGAAACACGTGACAGAAATTTTCCATTGGTGGCGTTCTTCACCAACAggtttgaaatttcttttatgtgatttaattttgaaattgtgcaaaataacaatataaaaatacgTGCGATAGCCCCTAATATCTGCTACCCTAGAATATTCATTTATCCCAAACTGTTCCtagtcaataaaattttaaacagttaAATTTTCAATCCTTACTTCCTGTGACAATTAATGCCTGAAGGGCTAAAGATGGTAGTTCTGACCAGTTCAGTTTAGGGAATAAATGATGTATTAATGCTACATCTCCTGTGAGTCAGAATTGCCTCCAGCTATCACACTACAGACCTCATCACGTCACTGGGTTCCACATGTTTGCAAAACACTTCCTTTCTCATGGGTATTGACAAGTTTCTTCTTACTTAGGATTTTggtagatttaaaataaaactcaaatgatTATTCTTAATAAAAGCATTCCTAATTAGGTGTTGGAGTGACAGAATAGACCagatttttgaagatttttaatgaTGTTAATAAATTGATTAtaatttatgtttactttttaatttctactttctaGGCATGTGAAAGCAAGAACAGAACTAACATGGGATTATGGGTATGAAGCTGGGACTATGCCTGAAAAAGAAATCCTCTGCCAATGTGGGGTTAACAAgtgtagaaagaaaatattataaatctgTAGCTAATGCTTATTGATGAGATTAGCTTATCATGTTGCAGTGAGAGGCATGCAAGAGAACCTTCAGTCATCAGTGGAATTAACTTAGGTTATGGTCCATCAAAAGAATGCAGTTTACCCTTGTCAGGGGAATCATTTGTATGACCTAGAAATGCTTGGAAcaaaataaggacattttcatATGCACAGGCTCTCTCTTTATTCTCTGCTGTTCAACTTGACGAGTGGGATGgaagtgtatattttatatgaaataccaTTATACAGTTTGTaacttatttgtaaattatatattaagaGAAACAAATGTCAGTAGAATTCAGTTATTTGCTTTTGTGATTATTATCTTTGAGTTCATGCCCTAAAGGGCCAAATTTCACATCTTTACCTacaaaatttatgtttatttcttgGCAAATAATTTACCAGTATGAGCCATAAGGTGGGCAACACAGCCTGAGGAATATGTAAGAACTTTACACATATTACTTCCAAGTATTTTAAGACTAGTTGGAGAAGCTCTGGCTGCATGTACTTCTGACTCATCAAACCATTTGAATGCTAAGGGGAAAGCTCCTTGGAGCAAACCTGAGATGGAACTTTTTTTTCCATAGATTCTCTTTACTCCTCAGTACAGAGAtaagaaaagggaataaaaacctGGAGGAATTGGTATATTTTTTGTTCTAGGTAGAGGAAAGCCATaagaaaagaaacttagaaaCTAGTCAGATTTGGCTTATTTAGGCCAAACGGGATTGTGCTGGGCAAGAATTTCActtaacaaagcaaaacaaatcaatTCTACTGAGTTGTAATGTCTGGAACAGCTTCTTGGATTCTCCTGGCTGTGATGTGCAAATTGCTTTTGTAGAGAAAAAGGGGTTATATTCTGCTATTCTTCAGGATGGTTACCCAGCCCTGATTGCAGAGTGGAAAGGGACTGGGAATCTCCAAGAGTCAAAACTAATTTTATCCATAACAAAGTTGTACATTTGGCTGCCGCGAACTTATCCTTGGAACCAGAATAGGAATAGTAGCTCAAAATGGAGTTATTAAAAGTAGTTTTGGTTTTTGAGaggttttatgtctttttctttttttcctgtagttgATTCTGGGTTTAGTTTGGTCACTATTCAAATAAAACTCTTAAGTTTGGATTCAATTTAATTGCTTAAAAACATTGAACTAGATGAAAATTTAACTTGAAATGGTTTTCGAGAGTGGAAAACTAGGCAACTAGGAAAAGGAGCAAAGTTACAGTCTAACATCCTGGAGACAGACAAGGAAAGTTAAGTCCATTTATTCACAGTAAAGAGGTAGGAATTTCAGGCAGTACATTGAAAGTGAAGATACTTGAGAAGTATGGGAAATATTTTTGTGCAGAAATCCTGACATCTTGATC encodes:
- the SETDB2 gene encoding histone-lysine N-methyltransferase SETDB2 isoform X8, with protein sequence MKTPLTFKGENPLQLPIKCHFQRRHAKTNSHSSALHVSYKTPCGRSLRNVEEVFRYLLETECNYLFTDNFSFNTYVQLTRNYPKQEEIVSDVDISNGVESVPISFCNEIDNRKLPHFKYRRTVWPRAYYLTSFSNMFTDSCDCSEGCIDITKCACLQLTARNAKTCPLSSNKITTGYKYKRLQRQIPSGIYECSLLCKCNRRICQNRVVQHGPQVRLQVFKTEKKGWGVRCLDDIDRGTFVCIYSGRLLSRSNVEKPGVATDENGKDYIMKNMFSKKRKIEVADCEVEVIPLDLETHNRSAATEECPPVFNNNIKEPVTDMKCNSISRIQYHSVIRSPKVKTVIIQRNGKRMGFASSESVTSEDNDGFKPTQVHLNSNTKEMKKDSSSYQVKDSEDNLLIESDVIDITKCREESPSGGRCNQATTLDKQNIIKEFKAQVQKPQEERSPAYRNHQVFCDKEFPSEAKNISPNSLKKFSKGNVFLLDATKEGNVGRFLNHSCCPNLLVQNVFVETRDRNFPLVAFFTNRHVKARTELTWDYGYEAGTMPEKEILCQCGVNKCRKKIL
- the SETDB2 gene encoding histone-lysine N-methyltransferase SETDB2 isoform X7; its protein translation is MVVKNRSAKNKEIPPLENKVAYIREKKSFFNLPYRSHDCSRTCLMKTPLTFKGENPLQLPIKCHFQRRHAKTNSHSSALHVSYKTPCGRSLRNVEEVFRYLLETECNYLFTDNFSFNTYVQLTRNYPKQEEIVSDVDISNGVESVPISFCNEIDNRKLPHFKYRRTVWPRAYYLTSFSNMFTDSCDCSEGCIDITKCACLQLTARNAKTCPLSSNKITTGYKYKRLQRQIPSGIYECSLLCKCNRRICQNRVVQHGPQVRLQVFKTEKKGWGVRCLDDIDRGTFVCIYSGRLLSRSNVEKPGVATDENGKDYIMKNMFSKKRKIEVADCEVEVIPLDLETHNRSAATEECPPVFNNNIKEPVTDMKCNSISRIQYHSVIRSPKVKTVIIQRNGKRMGFASSESVTSEDNDGFKPTQVHLNSNTKEMKKDSSSYQVKDSEDNLLIESDVIDITKCREESPSGGRCNQATTLDKQNIIKEFKAQVQKPQEERSPAYRNHQVFCDKEFPSEAKNISPNSLKKFSKGNVFLLDATKEGNVGRFLNHSCCPNLLVQNVFVETRDRNFPLVAFFTNRHVKARTELTWDYGYEAGTMPEKEILCQCGVNKCRKKIL